The Streptomyces luteogriseus genome includes a window with the following:
- the rapZ gene encoding RNase adapter RapZ: protein MNVNEHHGQHEQAGDGAQVSTGTPNDKAQAPDAAIPELVIISGMSGAGRSTAAKCLEDLGWFVVDNLPPALIPTMVELGARSQGNVARIAVVVDVRGRRFFDNLRESLADLEAKNVTRRIVFLESSDEALVRRFESVRRPHPLQGDGRIVDGIAAERELLRELRGDADLVIDTSSLNVHELRAKMDAQFAGEEEPELRATVMSFGYKYGLPVDADLVVDCRFLPNPHWVPELRPYTGLNDEVSGYVFNQPGAKEFLDRYTELLQLVATGYRREGKRYVTIAVGCTGGKHRSVAMSEKLAARLAAESVETVVVHRDMGRE, encoded by the coding sequence ATGAATGTGAACGAGCACCACGGGCAACACGAGCAAGCCGGAGACGGAGCACAGGTGAGTACGGGCACGCCCAACGACAAGGCACAGGCCCCGGACGCGGCCATCCCCGAGCTGGTGATCATCTCCGGCATGTCCGGGGCCGGCCGTTCGACGGCCGCGAAGTGCCTGGAGGACCTCGGCTGGTTCGTCGTCGACAACCTGCCGCCCGCGCTGATCCCCACCATGGTGGAGCTCGGCGCCCGCTCCCAGGGCAACGTGGCGAGGATCGCCGTCGTCGTCGACGTCCGCGGCCGCCGCTTCTTCGACAACCTCCGCGAGTCCCTCGCCGACCTGGAGGCGAAGAACGTCACCCGGCGGATCGTCTTCCTGGAGTCCTCCGACGAGGCCCTGGTCCGCCGCTTCGAGTCGGTGCGCCGCCCGCACCCCCTCCAGGGCGACGGCCGCATCGTCGACGGCATCGCCGCCGAGCGCGAGCTGCTGCGCGAGCTGCGCGGCGACGCCGACCTGGTGATCGACACCTCCAGCCTGAATGTGCACGAGCTGCGCGCCAAGATGGACGCCCAGTTCGCCGGCGAGGAGGAGCCGGAGCTGCGGGCCACGGTCATGTCGTTCGGCTACAAGTACGGCCTGCCGGTCGACGCCGACCTCGTCGTCGACTGCCGCTTCCTGCCGAACCCGCACTGGGTCCCGGAGCTGCGCCCGTACACCGGCCTCAACGACGAGGTCTCCGGGTACGTCTTCAACCAGCCCGGCGCCAAGGAGTTCCTGGACCGCTACACGGAGCTCCTCCAGCTCGTCGCCACGGGCTACCGCCGTGAGGGCAAGCGCTATGTGACCATCGCCGTGGGCTGCACGGGCGGCAAGCACCGCTCGGTCGCCATGTCGGAGAAGCTCGCCGCCCGGCTCGCCGCCGAGAGCGTGGAGACGGTGGTCGTGCACCGGGACATGGGACGCGAATGA
- the uvrC gene encoding excinuclease ABC subunit UvrC yields MADPSSYRPKPGEIPDSPGVYRFRDEHRRVIYVGKAKSLRQRLANYFQDLAGLHPRTRSMVTTAASVEWTVVSTEVEALQLEYSWIKEYDPRFNVKYRDDKSYPYLAVTMNEEYPRVQVMRGHKKKGVRYFGPYAHAWAIRDTVDLLLRVFPVRTCSAGVFKNAARTGRPCLLGYIGKCSAPCVDRVSAEEHRELADEFCDFMTGRTNTYIRRLEKQMAEAADDMEYERAARLRDDIGALKKAMEKNAVVLADATDADLIAVAEDELEAAVQIFHVRGGRVRGQRGWVTDKVEEITTGALVEHALQQLYGEETGDAVPKEVLVPALPDPVEPVQEWLAGRRGSGVSLRIPQRGDKKALMETVERNAQQALVLHKTKRASDLTTRSRALEEIADALDLDSAPLRVECYDISHLQGDDVVASMVVFEDGLARKSEYRRFQIKGFAGQDDVRSMHEVITRRFRRYLAEKEKTGEWTDGENAETPEIDRNGEIVGTGPTEDDGRPKKFAYPPQLVVVDGGAPQVAAARRALDELGIDDIAVCGLAKRLEEVWLPGDDDPVVLPRTSEGLYLLQRVRDEAHRFAITYQRAKRSKRFRSSPLDDVPGLGDTRKQALLKHFGSLKKLRAATIDQICEVPGIGRKTAETIAVALARSAPAAPAVNTATGEIMEEEPGTMGSGGEPVAAGAPDERRGQET; encoded by the coding sequence ATGGCCGACCCCTCCAGCTACCGCCCCAAACCGGGTGAGATCCCCGACTCGCCGGGGGTCTACAGGTTCCGTGACGAGCACCGCCGGGTGATCTACGTCGGAAAGGCGAAAAGTCTGCGCCAGCGCCTGGCGAACTACTTCCAGGACCTGGCGGGCCTGCACCCGCGCACCCGCTCCATGGTCACCACGGCGGCGTCCGTGGAGTGGACGGTGGTGTCCACGGAGGTCGAGGCGCTCCAGCTGGAGTACTCGTGGATCAAGGAGTACGACCCCCGGTTCAACGTCAAGTACCGCGACGACAAGAGCTACCCGTACCTCGCGGTCACGATGAACGAGGAGTACCCGCGCGTGCAGGTGATGCGCGGTCACAAGAAGAAGGGCGTCCGCTACTTCGGTCCGTACGCGCACGCCTGGGCGATCCGCGACACCGTGGACCTGCTGCTGCGCGTCTTCCCCGTACGCACCTGCTCGGCCGGCGTGTTCAAGAACGCCGCCCGCACCGGACGCCCCTGCCTCCTCGGCTACATCGGCAAGTGCTCGGCCCCCTGCGTGGACCGGGTCTCCGCCGAGGAGCATCGCGAACTGGCCGACGAGTTCTGCGACTTCATGACCGGCCGGACGAACACCTACATCCGCCGGCTGGAGAAGCAGATGGCGGAAGCGGCCGACGACATGGAGTACGAGCGGGCGGCCCGGCTGCGCGACGACATCGGGGCCCTGAAGAAGGCCATGGAGAAGAACGCGGTCGTGCTCGCCGACGCGACCGACGCCGATCTGATCGCGGTCGCCGAGGACGAGCTGGAGGCGGCCGTCCAGATCTTCCACGTACGCGGCGGACGCGTGCGCGGCCAGCGCGGCTGGGTCACCGACAAGGTGGAGGAGATCACCACCGGCGCCCTCGTCGAGCACGCCCTGCAGCAGCTGTACGGGGAGGAGACGGGCGACGCCGTCCCCAAGGAGGTCCTGGTCCCGGCCCTGCCCGACCCCGTCGAGCCGGTCCAGGAGTGGCTCGCCGGGCGGCGCGGCTCCGGCGTCTCCCTGCGCATCCCGCAGCGCGGCGACAAGAAGGCCCTCATGGAGACCGTGGAGCGCAACGCCCAGCAGGCGCTCGTGCTGCACAAGACCAAGCGCGCCTCCGACCTGACCACGCGCTCGCGCGCCCTGGAGGAGATCGCCGACGCCCTCGACCTGGACAGCGCCCCGCTCAGGGTCGAGTGCTACGACATCTCCCACCTCCAAGGTGACGACGTCGTGGCCTCCATGGTCGTCTTCGAGGACGGGCTCGCCCGCAAGAGCGAGTACCGCCGCTTCCAGATCAAGGGCTTCGCCGGACAGGACGACGTCCGCTCCATGCACGAGGTGATCACGCGCCGCTTCCGTCGCTACCTCGCCGAGAAGGAGAAGACGGGGGAGTGGACCGACGGGGAGAACGCCGAGACCCCTGAGATCGACAGGAACGGCGAGATCGTCGGGACCGGCCCCACCGAGGACGACGGTCGCCCCAAGAAGTTCGCCTACCCGCCCCAGCTCGTGGTCGTCGACGGCGGTGCCCCGCAGGTCGCCGCCGCCCGGCGCGCGCTGGACGAGCTCGGCATCGACGACATCGCCGTGTGCGGCCTCGCCAAGCGCCTGGAGGAGGTCTGGCTGCCCGGCGACGACGACCCGGTGGTCCTGCCCCGCACCAGCGAGGGCCTGTACCTGCTCCAGCGCGTCCGTGACGAGGCCCACAGGTTCGCGATCACCTACCAGCGCGCGAAGCGGTCCAAGCGCTTCCGCTCCAGCCCCCTGGACGACGTCCCCGGTCTCGGGGACACCCGCAAGCAGGCACTTCTGAAGCACTTCGGTTCGTTGAAGAAACTGCGAGCCGCCACGATCGACCAGATCTGCGAGGTCCCCGGCATAGGCCGCAAGACGGCCGAGACGATCGCCGTGGCCCTCGCCCGCTCGGCCCCGGCCGCACCCGCCGTCAACACGGCGACTGGAGAGATCATGGAAGAGGAACCGGGCACCATGGGTTCCGGTGGGGAGCCCGTGGCAGCGGGCGCCCCGGACGAACGACGGGGGCAGGAGACATGA
- a CDS encoding gluconeogenesis factor YvcK family protein — MTPRTPRLSRLRRVVPEGNGGKGAPGGKGGRPAEARGGRPRRRGTQPKVVALGGGMGLSASLAALRRITGDLTAVVTVADDGGSSGRLRDELGVLPPGDLRKALAALCGDDDWGQTWARVIQHRFQSQGDLHEHAVGNLLIVALWEQLGDHVQALDLVGRLLGAQGRVLPMSAVPLELQALVKGHDPERPEEVDTVRGQATVALTPGEVQSVHLVPNDPPAVPEAVEAVLDADWVVLGPGSWFSSVIPHLLVPDLLDALTQTKARRVLSLNLAPQPGETEGFSPQRHLEVLGRHAPKLALDVVLADEAAVPDRDSLTDAAKRFGAAVELAPVARPDGTPRHDPELLAAAYDRIFRMHGRIGPWR, encoded by the coding sequence ATGACACCGCGTACACCGCGGCTGAGCCGGCTGCGCCGGGTGGTGCCCGAAGGCAACGGCGGGAAGGGCGCCCCCGGCGGTAAGGGCGGCCGGCCCGCCGAGGCCCGGGGCGGCAGACCGCGCCGCCGGGGCACCCAGCCCAAGGTCGTCGCCCTCGGCGGCGGCATGGGCCTGTCTGCCTCGCTCGCCGCGCTGCGCCGGATCACCGGCGACCTCACCGCCGTCGTCACCGTGGCCGACGACGGCGGCTCCAGCGGCCGGCTCCGCGACGAGCTGGGCGTGCTGCCGCCCGGCGACCTGCGCAAGGCGCTGGCCGCCCTGTGCGGCGACGACGACTGGGGCCAGACCTGGGCCCGGGTCATCCAGCACCGCTTCCAGTCCCAGGGCGACCTGCACGAACACGCGGTCGGCAATCTGCTGATCGTCGCCCTCTGGGAGCAGCTCGGCGACCACGTCCAGGCCCTCGATCTGGTCGGACGCCTGCTCGGCGCCCAGGGGCGCGTGCTGCCCATGTCCGCCGTGCCGCTGGAGCTCCAGGCCCTGGTCAAGGGGCACGACCCGGAGCGCCCGGAGGAGGTCGACACGGTCCGCGGCCAGGCGACCGTCGCCCTCACCCCGGGCGAGGTGCAGTCCGTACACCTCGTGCCGAACGACCCGCCGGCCGTGCCCGAGGCGGTCGAGGCCGTCCTGGACGCGGACTGGGTGGTGCTCGGCCCCGGTTCCTGGTTCTCCTCGGTCATCCCGCACCTGCTGGTGCCCGACCTGCTGGACGCGCTCACGCAGACGAAGGCCCGCCGGGTGCTCTCCCTGAACCTCGCACCGCAACCCGGAGAAACCGAGGGCTTCTCCCCGCAGCGTCATTTGGAGGTTTTGGGACGACACGCCCCTAAACTCGCCCTGGACGTGGTGCTGGCCGACGAAGCCGCCGTGCCCGACCGTGACTCCCTGACCGATGCCGCCAAGCGGTTCGGGGCCGCGGTCGAGCTGGCGCCGGTGGCCAGACCCGACGGAACCCCGAGGCACGACCCGGAGCTGTTGGCCGCCGCGTACGACCGTATTTTTCGGATGCATGGAAGGATCGGCCCATGGCGATGA